A genomic segment from Pseudorca crassidens isolate mPseCra1 chromosome 4, mPseCra1.hap1, whole genome shotgun sequence encodes:
- the HOPX gene encoding homeodomain-only protein isoform X1: MSAETASGPTEDQVEILEYNFNKVNKHPDPTTLCLIAAEAGLSEEETQKWFKQRLAQWRLSEGLPSECRSVTD; encoded by the exons ATGTCTGCGGAGACCGCGAGCGGCCCCACTGAGGACCAGGTGGAGATCCTGGAGTACAACTTCAACAAGGTCAACAAGCACCCGGACCCCACCACGCTGTGCCTGATCGCGGCCGAGGCCGGCCTTTCCGAGGAGGAGACCCAG AAATGGTTCAAGCAGCGCCTGGCCCAGTGGCGGCTGTCAGAAGGCCTACCCTCAGAGTGCAGATCCGTCACAGACTGA